A genome region from Nocardioides cynanchi includes the following:
- a CDS encoding antibiotic biosynthesis monooxygenase family protein, whose protein sequence is MDLVTAAPPEEAIAAMAAIDGLNMVPITLNTQTGPERQLGPESAGAILILQGTFIDEERFAEFWMHVADLMQLLADAPGFIRRYNFAEGPHYTLIALWRSIEEAHGFFSRPEHQAAMRTSFERRWNYTHFAGLWEAASPRPRLFFCQTCEGVMPSPEPSCTGCGADLPDPFGGRDVRAAPVIS, encoded by the coding sequence ATGGACCTGGTCACGGCGGCGCCGCCTGAGGAGGCGATCGCCGCGATGGCGGCCATCGACGGCCTGAACATGGTCCCGATCACGCTCAACACGCAGACCGGACCCGAGCGCCAACTCGGGCCGGAGAGCGCCGGAGCGATCCTGATCCTCCAGGGCACCTTCATCGACGAGGAGCGTTTCGCCGAGTTCTGGATGCACGTGGCCGACCTCATGCAGCTGCTGGCCGACGCGCCGGGCTTCATCCGTCGCTACAACTTCGCCGAAGGACCGCACTACACGCTGATCGCGTTGTGGCGCTCGATCGAGGAGGCGCACGGGTTCTTCAGCCGTCCGGAGCACCAGGCAGCGATGCGGACGTCCTTCGAGCGGCGCTGGAACTACACCCACTTCGCCGGGCTGTGGGAGGCCGCCTCGCCGCGGCCACGCTTGTTCTTCTGTCAGACCTGCGAGGGCGTCATGCCGTCGCCCGAACCTTCCTGCACCGGATGCGGAGCAGACCTACCCGACCCCTTCGGAGG